The genomic region TTTCGGCGACCTTTTTAAATCCGAACTTTTTATAAAGGTTTATTGCAGGAAAATTTTTCTCAGATACTTCAAGAAAGATTGTAAAGGGTTTTCCGATTCTCTTTAGTTCTTCTATAATAGAGGTCATAAGTGCTGTTCCGATGCTCCTTCTCCTGTAATTTTCGCTGACAATAATAGCGTGAATTTCAACTTCATCTTCTACTATCCAGTATAAAACAAAACCGACGATTTTTCCATCTATCAGGGCGACTTTTCCCCTATATATGTTAGAAAAGAACTCTTTTGAGGATACGGGAAGGATAAGGTTAAGTCCTTTTTTCAGGTTCTCTATTTTCTTGAGGTCACTTATTTTCCAGTCTCTTATTTGAAGGTTTCGCATCTGGCTGCCTTATGTAGATAGGTTCAAGGGATTCTCTGTATCCGATTTTTAAAGCAAAAAGGGCTGCATTTAGAGCAAGGGATGTGTTTGCCCTTCTTTCTAATAGCCTGCTTGAAGATTGTATAAAGTTTCCTATTTCTGAATGGTCATTATAATTTCCGGTTATTATCATATTTCCCGGAATCCTTGAAATTTCGTTTATGACCTCTTTTGCAGAAAGATCTTTAGGAGGAATGATTACTTCATCTCTCTTTCGACAGTAAATGTAGTATTTGTTTTTTCGTCCTTCTACTATAACGAAAACTGGTAGATTCTCGCTCAAAAAGCTGAAGGAAAGGGCTTCCAATGTAGAAACGGTGCCTATTTTCTCTTTACCCACTACAGCTTTAAAAGCTTTTGCAAGGGATAGGCATATCCTGATTCCCGTAAATGATCCTGGACCAGATGTAAATATTATAAGATCAATAGGGTTAAATTTCCCTTTTCCAGTGCCCAGTATGGAGCTGAGTGCTTCAAATACTTTTGAGGAGTGCTCTCTGGGATAATTCCAGCTTTTGGAAAATAAGACTTTTTCATTATTGGTAAGTGCAACGCTTCCAAGAGGAAGACATGTATCAATACCAAGGATTGTCATTTAATTTACCACCCTGCAGTTAATATTAGCTACCTACATTATAGCAACTTTTGTAGAGATTTCGTTATGCAGGAAAAATAATTTCTTCTCCTATTCTACTTATCAAGTAACTTGATACGAACAAGAATTCGGGATTTAATTTAAGTTTTCTTTTTTCAAGTATAAGTATTCTACTGTTTAACAGATTTTGCAAGAAAGGGCTTTTTTCTATTGAGTTTCTGACTACCTTTTCTTCTTCAACTTTAAGATTGACTCCGTTTGTTTTCCTTAATCCCATAGCAAGTTTTATTTTAAAGACTTCTTCTCTGCTCAAATTAACCTCTTCTTTATAGATAACTTTTCCAGACGAGATGGCGTTTTTATAGGCAAAGTAGTTATCTACGTTTTTTTGGTATTTATTAGCAAGTAAAGAGGCCGCAGAGGGACCTATACCGAGATAGTTTTTCA from Desulfurobacterium sp. TC5-1 harbors:
- the rimI gene encoding ribosomal protein S18-alanine N-acetyltransferase gives rise to the protein MRNLQIRDWKISDLKKIENLKKGLNLILPVSSKEFFSNIYRGKVALIDGKIVGFVLYWIVEDEVEIHAIIVSENYRRRSIGTALMTSIIEELKRIGKPFTIFLEVSEKNFPAINLYKKFGFKKVAERKKYYRNGDNALVLMLKINPTEVQDVQGRKLKETGKGEVPPLCNP
- the tsaB gene encoding tRNA (adenosine(37)-N6)-threonylcarbamoyltransferase complex dimerization subunit type 1 TsaB: MTILGIDTCLPLGSVALTNNEKVLFSKSWNYPREHSSKVFEALSSILGTGKGKFNPIDLIIFTSGPGSFTGIRICLSLAKAFKAVVGKEKIGTVSTLEALSFSFLSENLPVFVIVEGRKNKYYIYCRKRDEVIIPPKDLSAKEVINEISRIPGNMIITGNYNDHSEIGNFIQSSSRLLERRANTSLALNAALFALKIGYRESLEPIYIRQPDAKPSNKRLENK